A genomic region of Hippoglossus hippoglossus isolate fHipHip1 chromosome 8, fHipHip1.pri, whole genome shotgun sequence contains the following coding sequences:
- the tcf20 gene encoding transcription factor 20 isoform X2: protein MQNFPNSPAPTSLPHGFSGRGGGGPPYPPQPAEPQISPRMTDDYAGMQQQSLLRGHHHPSQASHMLAYSARSRAAVEQPPTQGNIHSGNSTNPYRKEAMDYYFSMGGKERQRRGGIGYGTGFGYPNIDGHIPHQYRHAGSGSAPSSGLMSPYPVDYGSSAGSGGGAGAGAFSPTHQYNMSQNPAMQSVSVSQMQHRQHGQTFPAVHHGQQHRSYPLSGHRMTPQYAHYSPQSGASTGSSGMYSPPPQRYLDGAASTGFDPKVNSSPSVNSTSNSVSSSVAANNVGPMENVQQSYHASSYPGYSPQTHSLHKQSTLQHRNSQHNLGVGYDNSLKMQHQGPSPGSVYAKQPSNPSIPQAASQEIAKSPMHPNAQQTQINQNFSPISNPSPAASAVHSPSCSSSPSPLMSVSEAHGNPSGHGPSHPPPSNPRSSHGHGRLLQTMPQLSPTPNSNSSISSCGSSGSHKAHSMSSVGGSSLPPTGRNKTGLGAGIGSREDASSVYSSSLLDKIQDAGLNSLNALSSQVANLPNTVQHMLLTDTVLSHKKKEVGQMQQALHSMPPSHPRSRNASAASSTSTVKDGSADGASLDAGADEDSSLMSVGGSSGTKVEREEQFSEGEHGRVRQMSGASSGSETTGYHPPPQNQIQPQSVQAAIAKTVSSDSLTKEPRVSEQKANEARVPSLSSSPSFGCQSSETGPISHSTPPVSSSPSSSIPPPQPNCVSEPVLTYNDNRGGRKKTTEVKNEVIKNESEGVVEKTERGGSQMQRAVEVNTQNGQDKENKLHTASRLHNNEREEKHTSEEQQTASGVGVIVSARSEGSHTEKTKHPQDNCGEEKQSHSYLRESSSHNGEEGIDLSLYSSQKSNFGRPQNPPQSASHKYGYPESTYGSDLSMKKRGRAGAASVMESNSRYLGYQQSQTGSVAEALVKRGHGAGGKVHEDNSQMQQFPSLLQEVLQGYNLDRRYGRPEQAFPAHLQVQQHIQSRTPYENMRMQSGGTEAGKPTHPNLRHGSEPDFTTDPQIAVKSEVSSANILQNADKPELGVSQSQLQQATESQQPPPKHINLADYSLPQRKVLSNVSTPSSAVQELLLQEPEPLTGSIGQTESQKSSGSILAPSERRSVICDVSPNRRSTPERDRESDREREREKSQIGASVIQQPFSSPAAANDLSKKDTGEKPVVKMEMISKDPGPDIVNLQTDRHGRGGANEADMEYHPKSVHSSVVMNADPYRRGNVDMSPLPSHPMSTNPLSSPSRHQSYLHSVDLSTGSGSSFPGYRYGETREGNTMPRSNPHFPSHHPYHNLAHQAQSTNKLQMYPHPRGLPHHPHEMSDWVKAMNRSSKELMMQPGSSPGRHKVSQSEQRPRMIPQTDMPGEQHATKTSLHHQSAYFDMKMWESAHPGREGPRMIEGESFYRTQPPPPPPPPPAPVASHGPAPPRMIHGQNAAEPEVPRGATEEAKHPCPPPPSNPAKPPADMNSTPPKVRQSKAGGSGDTNPLILRRRVRSFISPIPAKRQLQDVTQQRAATNSHHSPGAHSESSHHNEEDSTSSDIPCPRLSSPMSGENTYSQPQSPSSANTKVLPPKKGRGLKLEAIVQKITPNIKKPVGHADDESNHYPGFSHSELPAFNDSQDQDLAHFPRVTGGNDSYMDDSHSLNNIIPFRGVDETGPLPPSAYPCDPLQTAQALKQQDFDFGLGASVASASDDKEDFALLGPLPPPPPLPRPVQGSPPPSSSALSDIQHFTNTYQELETRRGEQSAANLLRQKLQESDMGFDDYPGSDYYGTTPPHHSQAQGHMLNRHQLSSSRSSLSPDSKNSDSLVPKGYFPSGKKKGRPVGSVNKQKRAQNQAQTPSQAQSQGQTPNTALSTAPSSPTPSTGTAPTPQTELTPSSTPAPAEHPLSDDKITPPLDPPVLTQVVKVDVESEDTQPETEVKPVRRRRRGVKDEDGPLEARGRQRRRRRGGAAAAPSVAKDDPDTPLGAGGGLGTSRAFTDSNRKGPFFPHIHVENKVPEIGAVCTIVNAEEEKMKGERSAVAGKAGGSGIDSLLTSALSSQVSKRDKESERRPTDEVETTLQSGKALPSSGYVVSGPVITETDHSGRLLCCLCQKWANYKHLGDLYGPFYRAEYAAKLPKNQPQVRQCQATTGTNKTGPNPDMSSNYLSTIQDSQTPEAQFPKPVTESDYAISLDSNPASLSTPVRTASPAGREDMMMHVAGKLSNTASSYSCSSSSSSSSSSTTTTTTTSKTKFLTWDMNLDTRPIPQLKRELDLEADPQQVQKQLLLQPPPDEALQRPQHRKLTSHPRFKRRHKSSEDSPRMVPSNSKASLPFQPPPPALDSLGPLAQLAQLPQMPMDPEELWVHECCIVWTSGVYLVNGRLYGLQEALDGARETSCSYCEMVGSTLGCHSKGCTLRYHYMCAIEADCSLNEDNYSLRCPKHKSTQSIRPAKSVYLEQSERG from the exons atgcagaATTTTCCAAACAGTCCAGCTCCTACTTCTTTACCCCATGGGTTCAGTGGGAGGGGTGGAGGCGGACCTCCGTATCCCCCTCAGCCAGCAGAACCCCAGATCTCCCCAAGGATGACAGACGATTATGCAGGCATGCAACAACAGAGCCTGCTCAGAGGCCATCACCACCCCAGTCAAGCCAGCCACATGCTTGCTTACAGTGCTAGAAGCAGAGCAGCTGTGGAGCAACCGCCAACACAGGGTAACATTCACAGTGGCAATAGTACCAACCCTTACCGGAAGGAGGCCATGGACTATTATTTTTCAATGGGCgggaaggagaggcagagaagggGAGGTATTGGTTACGGGACAGGCTTTGGCTACCCGAATATTGATGGACATATACCTCACCAGTACCGACACGCTGGATCTGGCTCTGCCCCATCATCTGGCCTGATGTCACCGTATCCAGTAGACTACGGCTCTAGTGCTGGTTCAGGTGGAGGTGCTGGTGCTGGAGCCTTCTCTCCTACTCATCAGTACAATATGAGCCAGAACCCTGCAATGCAGTCAGTGTCAGTCTCTCAGATGCAGCACCGCCAGCATGGACAAACCTTCCCAGCTGTCCACCACGGACAGCAGCATCGGAGCTACCCCCTCTCTGGGCACAGAATGACCCCACAGTACGCACACTACTCGCCACAGAGTGGAGCATCCACGGGGTCATCAGGAATGTACAGCCCTCCGCCGCAGAGATATCTCGATGGGGCTGCGAGCACTGGATTTGATCCCAAAGTCAACAGCTCTCCCAGTGTCAACTCCACTTCAAACTCGGTCTCCAGTTCAGTAGCTGCTAACAATGTGGGGCCAATGGAGAATGTTCAACAGAGCTACCATGCTTCAAGTTATCCTGGATATTCCCCACAGACGCATTCTCTTCACAAGCAGTCCACACTACAGCACCGCAACTCGCAGCACAATTTAGGGGTAGGTTACGACAACTCTCTCAAGATGCAGCACCAGGGCCCATCTCCAGGATCTGTATATGCTAAACAACCCTCCAATCCCAGTATACCTCAAGCAGCATCTCAAGAAATAGCCAAATCCCCAATGCACCCTAATGCTCAGCAAACCCAGATCAACCAAAACTTCAGCCCGATATCGAACCCCTCTCCCGCTGCCTCAGCAGTTCATTCCCCCAGCTGTagctcctctccttcccctttGATGAGTGTATCAGAGGCACATGGAAACCCCTCAGGTCATGGTCCTTCACATCCTCCTCCATCAAACCCCCGTAGCAGCCATGGTCATGGCAGATTACTGCAGACTATGCCACAGTTAAGTCCCACTCCCAACTCAAATAGCAGCATCAGTAGTTGTGGAAGCAGCGGCAGTCATAAAGCTCACAGCATGAGTTCAGTTGGAGGCAGCAGTCTCCCTCCAACAGGCCGCAACAAAACAGGTCTAGGAGCAGGAATTGGATCCCGAGAGGACGCATCCTCTGTTTATTCATCTTCTCTGCTTGATAAAATCCAGGATGCCGGCCTGAATAGTCTTAATGCCTTGAGCTCACAAGTAGCCAATTTACCAAACACAGTTCAGCACATGCTCCTCACTGACACCGTACTTTCACACAAGAAGAAAGAAGTCGGACAGATGCAACAGGCTTTACATAGCATGCCCCCCTCACATCCTAGGAGTCGAAATGCAAGTGCAGCCTCAAGTACTAGCACAGTCAAAGATGGAAGTGCTGATGGTGCCAGTTTAGATGCTGGCGCTGATGAAGACTCCTCATTAATGTCAGTAGGAGGCTCATCAGGGACCAAGGTGGAGCGCGAGGAACAGTTTTCTGAGGGGGAACATGGCAGAGTGAGACAGATGAGTGGTGCAAGCAGTGGATCCGAAACAACAGGCTATCACCCTCCACCTCAGAATCAAATCCAACCACAGTCTGTACAAGCAGCGATTGCTAAAACAGTCAGCTCAGATTCACTGACAAAAGAGCCACGTGTTTCCGAGCAAAAAGCAAATGAAGCTCGTGTTCCCTCCTTGTCATCATCTCCATCCTTTGGCTGTCAGTCATCAGAGACTGGCCCAATTTCACATTCAACGCCTCCAGTTTCCtcatccccctcctccagcATTCCTCCTCCCCAGCCAAACTGTGTCTCAGAACCTGTTTTAACATATAATGACAACAGAGGTGGTCGCAAGAAGACAACAGAGGTTAAAAATGAAGTAATCAAAAACGAAAGTGAAGGCGTAGTtgaaaaaacagagagaggcgGTAGCCAGATGCAGCGAGCTGTAGAAGTCAATACACAAAATGGTCAGGACAAAGAAAATAAGTTGCACACTGCATCCAGATTACACAATaatgagagggaagagaagcaCACTTCAGAAGAGCAGCAAACTGCCAGTGGTGTTGGTGTGATTGTTTCAGCTCGATCTGAGGGAAGTCACACTGAAAAAACCAAGCACCCCCAAGACAACTGTGGTGAAGAGAAACAGTCACACTCTTACTTAAGAGAGTCAAGCAGCCATAATGGAGAGGAGGGAATAGATCTTAGTCTGTATTCCTCCCAGAAATCTAATTTTGGACGGCCTCAGAATCCCCCCCAGTCTGCGTCACATAAATATGGCTACCCAGAATCAACATATGGCTCAGATTTGTCaatgaaaaagagagggagggctgGTGCTGCGAGTGTAATGGAATCAAATTCCAGATACTTAGGGTACCAACAATctcagactggttctgtagcTGAGGCTTTGGTAAAGCGAGGGCACGGGGCGGGAGGTAAAGTTCATGAGGATAATTCTCAAATGCAGCAGTTTCCCAGCCTTTTACAAGAAGTCCTTCAAGGTTATAATCTAGATAGACGTTATGGCAGACCAGAGCAGGCATTTCCTGCCCATCTCCAAGTTCAACAACACATTCAAAGCAGAACCCCGTATGAAAATATGAGGATGCAGAGTGGAGGAACAGAGGCTGGAAAGCCCACACATCCAAACCTGAGGCATGGAAGTGAGCCTGATTTCACCACGGATCCACAGATTGCAGTGAAGTCAGAGGTTTCCAGTGCTAACATTTTGCAAAATGCTGACAAACCGGAATTAGGTGTGTCCCAGAGTCAGTTACAACAGGCTACAGAGTCCCAGCAACCCCCACCCAAACATATAAACTTAGCTGACTACTCCCTGCCACAGAGAAAAGTGTTATCTAATGTGTCCACTCCATCATCTGCTGTTCAGGAGCTCCTTTTGCAAGAGCCAGAGCCGCTAACTGGCAGCATTGGTCAAACTGAGTCTCAAAAGTCATCAGGCTCCATATTAGCCCCATCAGAGCGGCGCTCTGTCATCTGTGATGTGTCGCCAAACCGGCGCAGTACACCAGAGAGGGACAGGGAGAGtgaccgagagagagagcgagagaaaagtCAGATTGGAGCCTCTGTGATCCAACAGCCATtttcctctccagcagcagccaatGATCTGAGTAAAAAAGACACGGGAGAGAAACCAGTGGTGAAAATGGAAATGATATCAAAAGACCCTGGTCCAGACATTGTAAATTTACAGACTGATCGTCATGGCAGAGGTGGAGCGAACGAGGCAGATATGGAGTATCATCCCAAGTCTGTTCATTCATCTGTTGTAATGAATGCTGACCCCTATAGGCGTGGTAATGTGGACATGTCCCCCTTGCCTTCTCACCCCATGAGCACTAATCCTTTATCGTCACCCTCAAGGCATCAGTCCTATCTTCACAGTGTTGATTTATCAACTGGCAGCGGCAGCAGTTTTCCTGGTTATAGATATGGGGAAACGAGAGAAGGCAATACAATGCCACGCAGCAATCCCCATTTTCCCTCCCACCATCCATACCACAACTTAGCCCACCAGGCTCAGTCCACAAATAAGCTTCAAATGTATCCTCACCCTCGCGGCCTCCCTCATCACCCGCATGAGATGAGTGACTGGGTGAAAGCCATGAACAGGTCATCCAAGGAGTTGATGATGCAGCCTGGTTCCTCCCCAGGAAGACATAAGGTCAGCCAATCGGAGCAGAGACCGAGGATGATCCCCCAAACTGACATGCCTGGTGAACAACACGCAACCAAAACTTCGCTGCATCATCAAAGCGCCTACTTTGATATGAAAATGTGGGAGTCAGCGCACCCAGGAAGAGAAGGCCCGAGGATGATAGAGGGAGAGTCCTTCTACAGAACACAgccgcctcctccccctccccctcctcctgctccagtaGCCTCACATGGCCCTGCTCCCCCACGGATGATACATGGCCAAAATGCTGCTGAACCCGAGGTCCCCAGAGGAGCCACAGAGGAAGCCAAGCACCCCtgcccccctcctccatccaaCCCCGCTAAGCCACCTGCTGACATGAACTCCACGCCTCCGAAGGTGCGTCAGTCTAAAGCTGGTGGTTCCGGAGACACAAATCCACTAATATTGAGGAGGAGGGTTCGTTCTTTTATCTCTCCAATTCCCGCCAAGAGGCAGCTCCAGGATGTGACCCAGCAGAGAGCTGCCACAAATTCGCATCACTCTCCTGGGGCTCACTCTGAGTCAAGCCACCACAATGAAGAGGACTCGACCAGTTCAGATATCCCGTGTCCCAGGCTGTCATCGCCTATGTCCGGAGAGAATACCTACTCACAGCCCCAATCTCCATCAAGTGCTAATACCAAGGTTTTGCCTCCCAAGAAAGGACGGGGTTTGAAACTAGAGGCAATAGTGCAGAAAATCACACCAAATATTAAAAAGCCAGTAGGCCATGCTGATGATGAGTCAAATCATTACCCAGGATTCTCTCACTCAGAACTACCAGCCTTTAATGATTCACAGGACCAAGACCTAGCACATTTCCCCAGAGTTACAGGAGGGAATGATAGTTACATGGATGACAGTCACTCATTAAACAACATAATTCCCTTCAGAGGAGTTGATGAGACTGGACCTTTACCTCCATCTGCTTATCCATGTGATCCCCTTCAGACAGCTCAAGCCCTCAAACAACAAGACTTTGACTTTGGATTGGGGGCTTCTGTGGCATCAGCATCTGATGACAAGGAGGACTTTGCCTTGCTCGGACCTttgccccctcctcctcctcttcctcgtccagTCCAGGGTTCGCCACCTCCGTCCTCCTCAGCCCTGTCAGATATTCAGCATTTCACCAACACTTACCAGGAGCTCGAGACAAGACGAGGAGAGCAATCTGCGGCTAATCTTCTCCGACAGAAACTTCAAGAATCTGACATGGGATTTGATGATTATCCTGGAAGTGACTACTACGGAACCACCCCGCCCCACCACAGCCAGGCTCAAGGACATATGCTGAACAGACATCAGTTGTCCTCCTCGAGGTCCAGTCTGTCTCCAGATTCTAAGAACTCGGATAGTCTTGTGCCCAAAGGCTATTTCCCATCTGGCAAAAAGAAGGGCAGGCCCGTAGGGAGTGTGAATAAACAAAAACGGGCCCAGAACCAGGCCCAAACACCGTCCCAGGCCCAATCTCAAGGCCAGACACCGAACACAGCTCTGAGTACTGCTCCATCCTCCCCCACTCCTTCTACAGGCACAGCTCCAACTCCACAGACAGAGCTGACTCCCAGCAGCACACCAGCCCCTGCAGAGCATCCGCTGTCAGATGATAAAATCACTCCCCCACTCGACCCCCCAGTTTTAACCCAGGTAGTGAAAGTGGATGTCGAGAGTGAGGACACGCAGCCAGAGACTGAGGTCAAACCTGTGCGACGGAGACGCAGAGGCGTCAAAGACGAAGACGGGCCCCTAGAAgcaagagggagacagaggaggaggaggagagggggggcagcgGCGGCACCATCAGTGGCCAAAGATGACCCAGATACACCTTTAGGGGCAGGAGGGGGTCTCGGCACAAGCAGAGCATTCACAGATTCAAATAGAAAAGGCCCGTTTTTTCCACACATACACGTGGAAAATAAAGTTCCAGAGATTGGGGCGGTGTGCACCATTGTTAATGCTGAGGAAGAGAAGATGAAAGGGGAGCGAAGTGCAGTTGCTGGGAAAGCAGGCGGCAGTGGAATTGATTCTCTCCTGACCTCAGCTCTTTCCTCCCAGGTATCTAAGAGAGACAAAGAATCTGAGAGAAGGCCGACAGACGAGGTGGAAACTACACTTCAGTCAGGAAAAGCACTTCCTTCTTCTGGCTATGTTGTTTCAGGCCCTGTGATCACAGAGACCGATCACTCTGGCCGCCTGCTTTGTTGCCTGTGTCAGAAATGGGCAAATTACAAACACCTCGGAGATCTCTACGGGCCTTTCTACCGGGCTGAATACGCTGCAAAGCTCCCCAAGAACCAGCCTCAGGTCAGACAGTGTCAAGCCACCACaggcacaaacaaaacaggacCAAATCCAGACATGAGCTCAAATTATCTGAGCACGATCCAAGACTCCCAAACACCAGAGGCTCAGTTTCCCAAGCCTGTAACTGAGAGCGACTATGCCATCAGCCTCGATTCAAACCCAGCGTCCCTCAGCACTCCAGTTAGAACTGCCTCCCCTGCTGGAAGAGAGGATATGATGATGCATGTGGCTGGAAAGCTCAGTAACACCGCCTCCTCCtactcctgctcctcctcttcctcctcctcctcctcctccactaccactaccaccaccaccagtaaAACAAAATTTCTAACCTGGGACATGAATCTAGATACCCGACCTATTCCCCAGCTTAAGAGGGAGCTCGACCTTGAGGCTGACCCGCAGCAGGTgcagaaacagctgctgctgcagccgccgcCTGACGAAGCTCTACAGCGACCTCAACACAGAAAGCTGACCTCGCATCCCCGCTTCAAGAGGAGGCACAAATCGAGTGAGGACTCTCCCAGGATGGTGCCGTCCAACAGCAAGGCGTCTCTGCCCTTCCAGCCCCCTCCGCCGGCCTTGGACTCCCTGGGACCATTGGCACAACTCGCCCAGCTCCCTCAGATGCCCATGGACCCAGAGGAGCTGTGGGTCCACGAATGTTGTATAGTGTGGACCAGTGGAGTGTACCTCGTCAATGGGAGGCTCTATGGCCTGCAGGAGGCACTAGATGGCGCCAGAGAAACA AGCTGCTCATACTGTGAGATGGTCGGCTCAACGCTGGGCTGCCACAGCAAAGGCTGCACACTTCGCTATCATTACATGTGTGCTATCGAAGCAG ATTGCTCTCTGAATGAAGACAACTACTCTCTGCGGTGTCCGAAGCACAAG tCTACCCAGAGCATCCGGCCAGCCAAGTCAGTTTACCTGGAGCAGTCAGAGAGAGGCTGA